In a single window of the Acyrthosiphon pisum isolate AL4f chromosome X, pea_aphid_22Mar2018_4r6ur, whole genome shotgun sequence genome:
- the LOC107884357 gene encoding uncharacterized protein LOC107884357: MRRKWLKVFGIDRCYDWQRICSDQFLEENYKPGKKRFLFSNTILQPYDRNGFPSNYVTQSNDVENGNYVILPMEQNIIKEEHIGNAVVNNFKSPRRSSRLIRSNEDMSNINVLVSK; this comes from the exons ATGAGAAGAAAATGGCTTAAAGTTTTTGGAATTGATCGTTGTTATGATTGGCAACGTATATGTAGTGATCAATTTTTGGAAGAAAACTATAAGCCAGGAAAAAagcgatttttattttcaaatactattcTCCAACCTTATGATCGAAATGGTTTTCCTTCTAA ttatgttaCTCAAAGTAATGATGTTGAAAAtggtaattatgtaattttaccaatggaacaaaatattataaa GGAGGAACATATTGGAAATgctgttgtaaataattttaaatcaccaAGACGATCATCTAGACTTATTAGAAGTAATGAGGATATGAGTAATATAAATGTGCTGGTcagtaaataa